One Panicum virgatum strain AP13 chromosome 3N, P.virgatum_v5, whole genome shotgun sequence DNA segment encodes these proteins:
- the LOC120668018 gene encoding secreted RxLR effector protein 161-like: MEEKVKLSKDSTAPLVDATIYRSIVGTLHYLTHTRPDIGFAVGYVSRFMAEPREDHLAAVKHLLRYVAGTHDYRIVYPRRSRGELELIGFSDSDMAGDVDGRRSTTSVLFFLGACPISWQSMKQMVVALSTCEAEYIAAATACCQLVWLGRLLAELTGEEARAPVLMVDNQSAIALAKNPVHHDRSKHIDTKYHFICDCVDGGQIKLEYVETARQLGDILTKPLGHVRLAELRTKIGVEEIKQEQCN; the protein is encoded by the coding sequence ATGGAAGAGAAGGTGAAGCTGTCAAAGGACAGCACTGCCCCCTTGGTGGACGCCACGATCTACCGGAGCATCGTCGGCACACTGCATTACCTCACGCACACGCGGCCGGACATTGGGTTCGCCGTGGGGTACGTAAGCCGGTTCATGGCGGAGCCGCGGGAGGATCACCTCGCCGCGGTCAAGCATCTACTCCGCTATGTGGCAGGGACGCACGACTACAGGATTGTCTACCcaaggaggagcagaggagagcTGGAGCTGATTGGGTTCAGCGATAGCGACATGGCGGGCGACGTTGATGGACGAAGGAGCACGACTAGtgtgctcttcttccttggagcgTGCCCGATCTCCTGGCAATCGATGAAACAAATGGTCGTTGCGCTGAGTACTTGCGAGGCAGAGTAcattgcggcggcgacggcatgtTGCCAGTTAGTTTGGCTGGGGCGGCTGCTGGCAgagctcaccggagaagaagctCGGGCACCCGTCCTGATGGTGGACAACCAGTCCGCCATCGCCTtagcaaagaaccctgtccacCACgaccggagcaagcacatcgacACCAAGTATCACTTCATCTGTGATTGCGTCGACGGTGGACAGATCAAGCTCGAGTATGTCGAGACAGCTCGACAGCTCGGGGACATCCTCACCAAGCCACTTGGGCACGTTCGACTCGCTGAGTTGAGGACCAAGATTGGAGTTGAGGAAATCAAGCAAGAGCAGTGCAATTAG
- the LOC120666755 gene encoding putative disease resistance protein RGA1, producing the protein MAKDLDLLNYLEPPSDIEKLRISGFRGLQLPHWMIKQSSSNDLSDIQKLKQSYLPQFSSLSKLVLENIPNLVHLQGLKDLPGIKILKLRAMPKLVEFLTTATGLAKGDNEDEVQYCFPHLSTLVISDCPKLKVKPYFPLSLRELTMEGNNEQLLSSDSFLCPRPAHCDVSLPFSCIVDVKPPHITQLKLGGLIGSPSGWELLQHLNGLRELEISMCKELRELPESMRSLTCLQKLDINWCDSLVLPEWLGELQSLQRLRIIGLPLMSSLPQSIQSLTSLQDLSIYYCHALHRLPEQLGELCSLHRLELCNLPALTSLPESMQRLTSLQFLNFSACHALTQLSESFGELPALQTFWIQGCPGLASLPCCIKHITALEELRISNCPELVKRCKERVGEDWHLVSHIPYLTLV; encoded by the exons ATGGCAAAGGACCTGGATTTGCTCAACTATCTTGAACCACCGTCAGATATTGAGAAGCTGAGAATTAGTGGTTTTCGGGGTTTACAATTGCCACATTGGATGATAAAGCAAAGTAGTTCTAATGATCTGTCTGATATACAGAAGCTAAAGCAAAGCTATCTACCTCAATTCTCCTCTCTGAGTAAACTAGTGTTGGAGAACATACCAAACTTGGTGCACCTGCAGGGGCTTAAAGATTTGCCTGGGATAAAAATTCTTAAGCTGAGAGCAATGCCTAAGCTGGTGGAGTTTCTTACTACTGCAACTGGTTTAGCAAAGGGGGATAATGAAGATGAAGTGCAATATTGTTTCCCTCACCTTTCCACTCTAGTCATAAGTGACTGTCCGAAACTGAAGGTCAAGCCATACTTTCCACTGTCTTTAAGAGAATTAACAATGGAAGGAAACAATGAGCAGTTGTTGTCCTCGGATAGCTTCTTGTGTCCACGTCCTGCTCATTGCGACGTGTCTTTGCCTTTCTCCTGTATTGTGGATGTGAAGCCTCCTCACATCACTCAACTAAAACTTGGAGGATTGATCGGATCACCATCTGGTTGGGAGTTGTTGCAGCACCTCAATGGGCTTCGTGAATTGGAAATCTCCATGTGCAAAGAACTGAGAGAGTTACCTGAGAGCATGAGGAGCCTCACCTGCCTAC AAAAACTGGATATTAATTGGTGTGATAGTCTTGTGCTGCCGGAGTGGCTTGGAGAATTGCAATCTCTACAGAGGTTGAGAATAATAGGTCTCCCACTAATGTCCAGCCTCCCTCAATCAATACAAAGCCTCACATCCCTCCAAGACCTCTCTATATATTATTGCCATGCCCTCCACCGGCTGCCTGAGCAACTCGGGGAACTCTGCTCTCTGCATCGCCTTGAATTATGTAACTTGCCTGCTCTGACATCCCTTCCCGAGAGCATGCAGCGCCTCACCTCACTTCAATTTCTCAACTTTTCTGCTTGTCACGCATTGACACAGCTTTCGGAGTCATTTGGTGAACTCCCTGCACTTCAAACATTTTGGATCCAGGGTTGCCCTGGTCTTGCTTCCTTGCCCTGCTGCATAAAACACATTACTGCTCTAGAGGAATTAAGGATATCCAACTGCCCCGAGCTGGTTAAGCGTTGCAAGGAAAGAGTTGGGGAGGATTGGCACCTTGTATCCCATATTCCGTATTTGACGCTAGTCTAA